The following are from one region of the Rhizobium sullae genome:
- a CDS encoding GPW/gp25 family protein encodes MRLAFPCSATPLGQARAWPYGSSEHVRDCLELLIMTGPGERVMRPTFGSPVREMLFAAGNGPVAVALEATLEAAITQELGHLLVLRNLLVDFDEAAAALEIELTYEVKATGQAVNLSLSKGLP; translated from the coding sequence ATGAGGCTCGCTTTTCCCTGCAGCGCCACCCCACTCGGCCAGGCCAGGGCCTGGCCTTACGGTTCGTCCGAACATGTGCGCGACTGCCTCGAACTTCTGATCATGACTGGTCCCGGCGAACGGGTCATGCGGCCGACATTCGGATCACCGGTGCGCGAGATGCTGTTTGCGGCCGGCAATGGCCCGGTCGCCGTGGCGCTGGAGGCGACACTCGAAGCGGCAATCACCCAGGAACTCGGCCATCTCCTCGTTCTTCGAAATCTGCTCGTCGATTTCGACGAGGCAGCGGCCGCCCTCGAGATAGAGTTGACTTACGAAGTGAAGGCTACCGGCCAGGCCGTAAACCTCAGCCTGTCGAAGGGGCTGCCATGA